The Streptomyces luteogriseus genome includes a window with the following:
- the murG gene encoding undecaprenyldiphospho-muramoylpentapeptide beta-N-acetylglucosaminyltransferase, which translates to MHVVLAGGGTAGHIEPALALADALRRQDPSVGITALGTERGLETRLVPERGYELALIPAVPLPRKPTPELITVPGRLRGTIKATEQILERTKADAVVGFGGYVALPGYLAAKRLGVPIVIHEANARPGLANKIGSRYASQVAVSTPDSKLRGARYIGIPLRRSIATLDRAAVRPEARAAFGLDPNLPTLLVTGGSQGARRLNEVVQQVAPWLQQAGIQILHAVGPKNELPQVHQMPGMPPYIPVSYLDRMDLAYAAADMMLCRAGAMTVAELSAVGLPAAYVPLPIGNGEQRLNAQPVVKAGGGLLVDDAELTPEWVQQNVLPVLADPHRLYQMSRAAAEFGRRDADDLLVGMVYEAIAASRAHR; encoded by the coding sequence GTGCATGTCGTACTCGCCGGCGGAGGAACCGCGGGCCACATCGAGCCCGCGCTCGCCCTCGCGGATGCCCTGCGCAGGCAGGACCCGAGCGTGGGCATCACGGCCCTGGGCACGGAGCGCGGCCTCGAGACCCGTCTCGTACCCGAGCGCGGGTACGAACTCGCGCTGATCCCCGCCGTTCCGCTGCCGCGCAAGCCCACCCCCGAGCTGATCACCGTCCCGGGCCGGCTGCGCGGCACGATCAAGGCGACCGAGCAGATCCTGGAACGCACCAAGGCGGACGCCGTGGTCGGCTTCGGCGGCTACGTCGCCCTGCCCGGCTACCTCGCGGCCAAGCGCCTGGGCGTGCCGATCGTGATCCACGAGGCCAACGCCCGCCCGGGCCTGGCCAACAAGATCGGCTCGCGCTACGCCAGCCAGGTCGCCGTCTCCACGCCCGACAGCAAGCTGCGGGGCGCCCGCTACATCGGCATCCCGCTGCGCCGCTCCATCGCCACGCTCGACCGGGCCGCCGTGCGCCCCGAGGCCCGGGCCGCGTTCGGGCTCGACCCGAACCTGCCCACGCTGCTGGTCACGGGTGGCTCCCAGGGCGCCCGCCGCCTCAACGAGGTCGTCCAGCAGGTCGCCCCCTGGCTCCAGCAGGCCGGGATCCAGATCCTGCACGCCGTCGGCCCGAAGAACGAACTGCCGCAGGTCCACCAGATGCCGGGGATGCCCCCCTACATCCCGGTAAGTTACCTGGACCGGATGGACCTCGCGTACGCCGCGGCCGACATGATGCTCTGCCGCGCGGGCGCGATGACCGTCGCCGAACTCTCCGCCGTCGGGCTCCCCGCCGCCTACGTCCCGCTGCCCATCGGCAACGGCGAACAGCGGCTCAACGCCCAGCCGGTGGTCAAGGCCGGCGGCGGACTGCTGGTCGACGACGCGGAGCTGACCCCCGAGTGGGTCCAGCAGAACGTCCTGCCCGTGCTCGCCGACCCGCACCGGCTGTACCAGATGTCCCGCGCCGCCGCCGAGTTCGGCCGCCGGGACGCCGACGACCTGCTCGTCGGCATGGTGTACGAGGCGATCGCCGCCAGTCGTGCACACCGATAG
- a CDS encoding cell division protein SepF, whose protein sequence is MAGAMRKMAVYLGLVEDDGYDGRGFDPDDDFEPELDPEPERDHRRHEPSHQPHVSHQPQRDEEVRVVQPPAPREPAARSASLPAESNRPARIAPVASITQERASLEKNAPVIMPKVVSEREPYRITTLHPRTYNEARTIGEHFREGTPVIMNLTEMDDTDAKRLVDFAAGLVFGLHGSIERVTQKVFLLSPANVDVTAEDKARIAEGGFFNQS, encoded by the coding sequence ATGGCCGGCGCGATGCGCAAGATGGCGGTCTACCTCGGCCTCGTGGAGGACGATGGGTACGACGGCCGCGGATTCGACCCCGACGACGACTTCGAACCCGAACTGGACCCGGAGCCCGAGCGGGACCACCGACGGCACGAGCCGTCCCATCAGCCACACGTCTCACATCAGCCCCAAAGGGACGAAGAGGTACGAGTCGTACAGCCGCCCGCGCCTCGCGAACCGGCCGCCCGCTCCGCTTCGCTCCCCGCGGAATCCAACCGCCCGGCGCGCATCGCGCCCGTGGCATCCATCACACAAGAACGCGCAAGTCTGGAGAAGAACGCACCGGTGATCATGCCCAAGGTCGTGTCGGAACGAGAGCCTTACCGGATCACCACGCTTCACCCACGGACCTACAACGAGGCCCGTACCATCGGGGAACACTTCCGTGAAGGCACTCCGGTGATCATGAATCTGACTGAGATGGATGACACAGATGCGAAGCGACTTGTCGACTTTGCGGCTGGTCTGGTGTTTGGTCTTCACGGCAGTATCGAGCGGGTGACGCAGAAGGTGTTCCTGTTGTCGCCTGCTAACGTCGATGTCACGGCGGAGGACAAGGCCCGCATCGCAGAGGGCGGGTTCTTCAACCAGAGCTGA
- a CDS encoding DivIVA domain-containing protein yields the protein MPLTPEDVRNKQFTTVRLREGYDEDEVDAFLDEVEAELTRLLRENEDLRAKLAAATRAAAQNQQNMRKPPEQQDQQQQQQQQGMRGPGGPVPAGISGPPQQQMGGPMGGPPQLPSGAPQLPAGPGGQGGPQGPGPMGQGPGPMGQPPMQQQMGGPMGGPGPMGGPMGGPGQGGPGGDSAARVLSLAQQTADQAIAEARSEANKIVGEARSRAEGLERDARAKADALERDAQEKHRVAMGSLESARATLERKVEDLRGFEREYRTRLKSYLESQLRQLETQADDSLAPPRTPAAASLPPSPAPSMAPAGASAPSYGGGNQTMGGGPSPSGPSYGGQQQMSPAMTQPMAPVRPQGPSPMGQAPSPMRGFLIDEDDN from the coding sequence ATGCCGTTGACCCCCGAGGACGTGCGGAACAAGCAGTTCACGACCGTCCGCCTCCGAGAAGGCTATGACGAGGACGAGGTCGATGCCTTCCTCGACGAGGTCGAAGCCGAACTGACCCGCCTGCTCCGTGAGAACGAGGACCTGCGCGCCAAACTGGCCGCGGCCACGCGCGCTGCTGCGCAGAACCAGCAGAACATGCGCAAGCCCCCGGAGCAGCAGGATCAGCAGCAGCAACAGCAGCAGCAGGGTATGCGCGGTCCGGGTGGTCCCGTCCCCGCCGGCATATCGGGCCCGCCGCAGCAGCAGATGGGTGGCCCCATGGGTGGCCCGCCCCAGCTGCCGAGCGGTGCCCCGCAGCTGCCCGCCGGTCCCGGCGGTCAGGGTGGACCTCAGGGTCCCGGCCCGATGGGCCAGGGTCCGGGTCCGATGGGCCAGCCCCCGATGCAGCAGCAGATGGGCGGCCCCATGGGCGGCCCCGGCCCCATGGGCGGCCCGATGGGCGGCCCCGGTCAGGGAGGCCCCGGTGGCGACAGCGCCGCCCGTGTCCTCTCGCTGGCCCAGCAGACCGCCGACCAGGCGATCGCCGAGGCTCGTTCCGAGGCCAACAAGATCGTCGGCGAGGCGCGTTCGCGTGCCGAGGGTCTGGAGCGAGACGCCCGTGCCAAGGCTGACGCCCTGGAGCGGGACGCGCAGGAGAAGCACCGCGTCGCGATGGGCTCCCTGGAGTCCGCCCGCGCCACGCTGGAGCGCAAGGTCGAGGACCTGCGCGGCTTCGAGCGCGAGTACCGCACGCGCCTGAAGTCGTACCTGGAGTCGCAGCTGCGTCAGCTGGAGACCCAGGCAGACGACTCGCTGGCTCCGCCGCGCACTCCGGCTGCCGCGTCCCTCCCGCCGTCCCCGGCGCCTTCCATGGCTCCGGCCGGCGCGAGCGCCCCGTCCTACGGTGGCGGCAACCAGACGATGGGCGGCGGCCCGTCGCCGTCCGGTCCGTCCTACGGCGGTCAGCAGCAGATGTCGCCGGCGATGACCCAGCCGATGGCGCCGGTGCGTCCGCAGGGCCCGTCGCCGATGGGCCAGGCGCCCTCGCCCATGCGGGGCTTCCTGATCGACGAGGATGACAACTGA
- the ftsZ gene encoding cell division protein FtsZ translates to MAAPQNYLAVIKVIGVGGGGVNAINRMIEVGLKGVEFIAINTDAQALLMSDADVKLDVGRELTRGLGAGANPAVGRKAAEDHREEIEEVLKGADMVFVTAGEGGGTGTGGAPVVANIARSLGALTIGVVTRPFTFEGRRRANQAEDGIAELREEVDTLIVIPNDRLLSISDRQVSVLDAFKSADQVLLSGVQGITDLITTPGLINLDFADVKSVMSEAGSALMGIGSARGDDRAVAAAEMAISSPLLEASIDGARGVLLSISGGSDLGLFEINEAAQLVSEAAHPEANIIFGAVIDDALGDEVRVTVIAAGFDGGQPPAKRDNVLGSSSAKREEPAPARQTESRPSFGSLGSVTPKEDPEPAPEPVKDIPVAPPVPPAPRTYSDSAAEELDVPDFLK, encoded by the coding sequence GTGGCAGCACCGCAGAACTACCTCGCAGTCATCAAAGTCATCGGTGTCGGCGGCGGTGGTGTCAATGCCATCAACCGGATGATCGAGGTCGGTCTCAAGGGCGTCGAGTTCATCGCCATCAACACCGACGCGCAAGCTCTGTTGATGAGCGACGCCGACGTCAAGCTGGACGTCGGCCGTGAACTCACCCGCGGACTCGGCGCCGGAGCCAACCCGGCCGTGGGCCGCAAGGCCGCCGAGGACCACCGCGAGGAGATCGAGGAGGTCCTCAAGGGGGCCGACATGGTCTTCGTGACAGCCGGTGAAGGCGGCGGCACCGGCACCGGCGGCGCGCCCGTCGTGGCCAACATCGCCCGCTCGCTCGGTGCCCTCACCATCGGTGTGGTCACCCGCCCGTTCACCTTCGAGGGACGGCGCCGGGCGAACCAGGCCGAGGACGGCATCGCCGAACTCCGCGAAGAGGTCGACACCCTCATCGTCATCCCGAACGACCGGCTGCTGTCCATCTCGGACCGCCAGGTCTCGGTGCTGGACGCCTTCAAGTCGGCCGACCAGGTCCTGCTCTCCGGTGTCCAGGGCATCACCGACCTCATCACCACCCCGGGCCTGATCAACCTCGACTTCGCCGACGTCAAGTCGGTCATGTCCGAGGCCGGCTCGGCCCTGATGGGCATCGGCTCGGCCCGCGGCGACGACCGCGCGGTGGCCGCCGCCGAGATGGCGATCTCCTCGCCGCTGCTGGAGGCGTCCATCGACGGCGCCCGCGGTGTGCTGCTCTCCATCTCCGGCGGCTCCGACCTCGGTCTGTTCGAGATCAACGAGGCCGCCCAGCTGGTGAGCGAGGCAGCCCACCCCGAGGCCAACATCATCTTCGGCGCGGTCATCGACGACGCCCTCGGTGACGAGGTGCGGGTCACCGTGATCGCGGCCGGATTCGACGGCGGTCAGCCGCCCGCCAAGCGGGACAACGTCCTCGGCTCGTCCTCGGCCAAGCGCGAGGAGCCGGCCCCGGCACGGCAGACCGAGAGCCGCCCCTCCTTCGGATCGCTCGGCAGCGTGACCCCGAAGGAGGACCCGGAGCCCGCTCCGGAGCCGGTCAAGGACATCCCGGTCGCCCCGCCGGTCCCGCCGGCGCCGCGGACCTACTCGGACAGCGCGGCCGAGGAACTGGACGTACCGGACTTCCTCAAGTGA
- a CDS encoding TraR/DksA family transcriptional regulator, with product MTPADKAPAGNAAGKKAAARKTSPAGKATGEKAAARKAGGKRAATKRTPAEKAAGGKSTTRSAVGKGAARAGAVTQDTAASSTAKKAGAAEAAPQTGATTVVAKKTPGTATAAKTAVPKARVAAAEPGELAVRPGEDPWTAEEVEEARSELTSEETRLREEITSSERSLAGLMRDSGDGAGDDQADTGTKNITREHELALAANAREMLTQTERALERLHAGTYGLCENCGNAIGKARMQAFPRATLCVECKQKQERRY from the coding sequence GTGACACCGGCTGACAAGGCTCCGGCCGGGAACGCGGCCGGGAAGAAGGCCGCGGCCAGGAAGACCTCCCCGGCCGGGAAGGCCACCGGCGAGAAGGCCGCGGCCAGGAAGGCGGGCGGCAAGCGGGCCGCCACCAAGAGGACCCCGGCCGAGAAGGCCGCCGGAGGCAAGAGCACCACCAGGAGCGCGGTCGGCAAGGGCGCTGCCCGGGCCGGCGCGGTCACACAGGACACGGCCGCGAGCAGCACGGCCAAGAAGGCGGGTGCGGCCGAGGCCGCCCCGCAGACGGGAGCGACGACGGTGGTTGCGAAGAAGACTCCTGGCACGGCCACGGCGGCGAAGACCGCCGTTCCGAAGGCACGGGTCGCCGCGGCGGAGCCCGGTGAGCTGGCGGTACGTCCGGGCGAGGACCCCTGGACGGCGGAGGAGGTCGAGGAGGCCCGGTCCGAGCTGACGTCCGAGGAGACTCGGCTGCGCGAGGAGATCACGTCGTCGGAGCGGTCGCTGGCCGGTCTGATGCGGGACTCCGGGGACGGCGCGGGCGACGACCAGGCGGACACCGGGACCAAGAACATCACCCGCGAGCACGAGCTGGCCCTGGCCGCCAACGCGCGCGAGATGCTCACCCAGACCGAGCGCGCCCTGGAACGCCTGCACGCGGGCACCTACGGCCTGTGCGAGAACTGCGGCAACGCCATCGGCAAGGCGCGCATGCAGGCCTTCCCCCGGGCCACACTCTGCGTGGAGTGCAAGCAGAAGCAGGAGCGCCGCTACTGA
- the ileS gene encoding isoleucine--tRNA ligase, translated as MTSPTYRQVPAQVDLPALEHAVLDFWREHKIFAKSLEQSEGRPEWVFYEGPPTANGMPGAHHIEARVFKDVFPRFRTMRGYHVARKAGWDCHGLPVELAVEKELGFSGKQDIEAYGIAEFNAKCRESVTRHTDAFEALTTRMGYWTDLQDPYRTMDPEYIESVWWSLKEIFNKGLLVQDHRVAPWCPRCGTGLSDHELAQGYETVVDPSVFVRFPLTSGPLAGEAALLVWTTTPWTLVSNTAVAAHPEVTYVVATNGEEKLVVAEPLLAKALGEGWETTGQTFTGAEMERWTYQRPFELVEFPAEAHFVVNAEYVTTEDGTGLVHQSPAFGEDDLKVCRSYGLPVVNPVRPDGTFEEDVPLVGGVFFKKADEKLTEDLDSRGLLFKHIPYEHSYPHCWRCHTALLYYAQPSWYIRTTEIKDRLLAENEGTNWFPDTVKNGRYGDWLNNNIDWALSRNRYWGTPLPIWRCEDDHLTCAGSLAELSELTGTDQSGLDPHRPFIDDVTFACPQGGCGKTATRVPEVIDAWYDSGSMPFAQWGYPYKNKELFEARYPAQFICEAIDQTRGWFYTLMAVGTLVFDKSSYENVVCLGHILAEDGRKMSKHLGNTLDPIPLMDRHGADAVRWFMAAGGSPWAARRVGHGTIQEVVRKTLLTYWNTVAFQALYARTTDWAPSEADPAPADRPVLDRWLLSELHALTDQVTQALDAYDTQRAGKLLSAFVDDLSNWYVRRSRRRFWQGDKAALRTLHEVVETVTQLMAPLTPFIAERVWQDLIVPVTPGAPESVHLSSWPKADLGAIDPELSKQMVLVRRLVELGRATRAESGVKTRQPLSRALIAATGFETLGSELRTQITEELNVESLATLSEVGGSLVDTTAKANFRALGKRFGKRVQDVAKAVANADAAALSLALREGTASVEVDGETITLAPDEVIITETPREGWSVASDSGATVALDLEITEELRRAGLARDAIRLIQEARKNSGLDVADRIALRWTATDRATVEALTDHAGLIADEVLATDFAQGEADGTYGEPFTDEGLSLTFRLRKA; from the coding sequence ATGACATCGCCGACGTATCGCCAGGTACCCGCCCAGGTCGACCTGCCCGCCCTCGAGCACGCCGTGCTCGACTTCTGGCGCGAGCATAAGATCTTCGCCAAGAGCCTGGAGCAGTCCGAGGGCCGCCCCGAGTGGGTGTTCTACGAGGGCCCGCCCACCGCCAACGGCATGCCCGGTGCCCACCACATCGAGGCGCGCGTCTTCAAGGACGTCTTCCCCCGCTTCCGGACCATGCGCGGCTACCACGTGGCCCGCAAGGCCGGCTGGGACTGCCACGGCCTCCCGGTCGAGCTCGCCGTCGAGAAGGAGCTCGGCTTCTCCGGCAAGCAGGACATCGAGGCGTACGGCATCGCGGAGTTCAACGCGAAGTGCCGCGAGTCGGTGACCCGGCACACCGACGCCTTCGAGGCGCTCACGACCCGCATGGGCTACTGGACCGACCTCCAGGACCCGTACCGCACGATGGACCCCGAATACATCGAGTCCGTCTGGTGGTCGCTGAAGGAGATCTTCAACAAGGGCCTGCTGGTCCAGGACCACCGCGTCGCCCCCTGGTGCCCCCGCTGCGGCACGGGCCTGTCCGACCACGAGCTGGCACAGGGCTACGAGACGGTCGTCGACCCGTCGGTCTTCGTCCGCTTCCCGCTCACCTCCGGCCCGCTCGCCGGCGAGGCCGCCCTCCTGGTGTGGACGACCACGCCCTGGACCCTGGTCTCCAACACGGCGGTCGCCGCGCACCCCGAGGTCACCTACGTCGTCGCGACCAACGGTGAGGAGAAACTGGTCGTCGCCGAGCCGCTCCTGGCCAAGGCCCTCGGCGAGGGCTGGGAGACCACCGGCCAGACCTTCACCGGCGCCGAGATGGAGCGCTGGACGTACCAGCGCCCGTTCGAGCTGGTGGAGTTCCCGGCCGAGGCGCACTTCGTGGTCAACGCCGAGTACGTCACCACCGAGGACGGCACGGGTCTGGTCCACCAGTCCCCCGCCTTCGGTGAGGACGACCTCAAGGTCTGCCGCTCCTACGGCCTGCCGGTGGTGAACCCGGTCCGCCCGGACGGCACCTTCGAGGAGGATGTCCCCCTCGTCGGCGGCGTCTTCTTCAAGAAGGCCGACGAGAAGCTCACCGAGGACCTCGACAGCCGGGGCCTGCTCTTCAAGCACATCCCCTACGAGCACAGCTACCCGCACTGCTGGCGCTGCCACACCGCGCTGCTCTACTACGCGCAGCCCTCCTGGTACATCCGCACCACGGAGATCAAGGACCGCCTCCTCGCGGAGAACGAGGGCACCAACTGGTTCCCGGACACGGTCAAGAACGGCCGCTACGGCGACTGGCTGAACAACAACATCGACTGGGCGCTGTCCCGCAACCGCTACTGGGGCACCCCGCTGCCCATCTGGCGCTGCGAGGACGACCACCTCACCTGCGCCGGATCCCTCGCCGAACTGTCCGAGCTGACCGGCACGGACCAGTCGGGCCTGGACCCGCACCGCCCGTTCATCGACGACGTCACCTTCGCCTGTCCGCAGGGCGGTTGCGGCAAGACCGCCACGCGCGTGCCCGAGGTGATCGACGCCTGGTACGACTCGGGCTCGATGCCGTTCGCGCAGTGGGGCTACCCGTACAAGAACAAGGAGTTGTTCGAGGCCCGCTACCCCGCGCAGTTCATCTGCGAGGCCATCGACCAGACCCGCGGCTGGTTCTACACGCTGATGGCGGTCGGCACGCTGGTCTTCGACAAGTCCTCGTACGAGAACGTCGTCTGCCTCGGCCACATCCTCGCCGAGGACGGCCGCAAGATGTCCAAGCACCTGGGCAACACCCTGGACCCGATCCCGCTCATGGACCGGCACGGCGCCGACGCGGTCCGCTGGTTCATGGCGGCCGGCGGCTCCCCGTGGGCGGCCCGCCGCGTGGGCCACGGCACGATCCAGGAAGTCGTCCGCAAGACGCTCCTGACGTACTGGAACACAGTGGCCTTCCAGGCCCTCTACGCCCGCACGACGGACTGGGCCCCGTCCGAGGCCGACCCGGCCCCGGCCGACCGTCCGGTCCTGGACCGCTGGCTGCTGTCCGAACTGCACGCGCTCACCGACCAGGTCACCCAGGCGCTGGACGCCTACGACACCCAGCGCGCCGGCAAACTGCTGTCCGCATTCGTCGACGACCTGTCCAACTGGTACGTGCGCCGCTCGCGTCGCCGCTTCTGGCAGGGCGACAAGGCAGCCCTGCGCACGCTGCACGAGGTCGTCGAGACGGTCACCCAGCTGATGGCCCCGCTCACCCCGTTCATCGCCGAGCGGGTCTGGCAGGACCTGATCGTCCCCGTCACCCCGGGCGCTCCCGAGTCGGTCCACCTGTCGTCCTGGCCGAAGGCGGACCTCGGCGCCATCGACCCGGAGCTGTCGAAGCAGATGGTCCTGGTGCGCCGCCTGGTGGAGCTGGGCCGTGCCACGCGCGCGGAGTCGGGCGTCAAGACGCGCCAGCCGCTGTCCCGCGCCCTGATCGCGGCGACGGGCTTCGAGACGCTGGGCTCCGAACTGCGCACGCAGATCACGGAGGAGCTGAACGTCGAGTCGCTGGCGACGCTGAGCGAGGTCGGCGGCAGCCTGGTCGACACCACGGCGAAGGCCAACTTCCGTGCCCTGGGCAAGCGGTTCGGCAAGCGCGTCCAGGACGTGGCCAAGGCCGTGGCGAACGCGGACGCGGCAGCCCTGTCCCTGGCCCTGCGCGAGGGCACGGCGTCGGTCGAGGTCGACGGCGAGACCATCACGCTGGCTCCCGACGAGGTCATCATCACGGAGACCCCGCGCGAGGGCTGGTCGGTGGCCTCCGACTCGGGTGCGACGGTCGCGCTGGACCTGGAGATCACCGAGGAACTCCGCCGGGCGGGCCTGGCCCGTGACGCGATCCGCCTGATCCAGGAGGCCCGCAAGAACAGCGGCCTCGACGTGGCCGACCGCATCGCACTGCGCTGGACGGCCACGGACCGGGCGACGGTCGAGGCCCTCACCGACCACGCCGGCCTGATCGCCGACGAGGTTCTGGCCACGGACTTCGCCCAGGGCGAGGCGGACGGCACCTACGGCGAGCCCTTCACCGACGAAGGCCTGTCCCTGACCTTCCGCCTGCGCAAGGCGTAA
- a CDS encoding YggT family protein yields the protein MSVVLDVVYIALMCFLIVLIFRLVMDYVFQFARSWQPGKAMVVVLEATYTVTDPPLKLLRRVIPPLRLGGVALDLSFFVLMIIVYILITLVRNVM from the coding sequence ATGAGCGTGGTTTTGGATGTCGTCTACATCGCGCTGATGTGCTTCCTCATCGTGCTCATCTTCCGGTTGGTCATGGACTATGTCTTCCAGTTCGCCCGCTCATGGCAACCCGGCAAGGCGATGGTGGTCGTTCTGGAGGCCACCTACACTGTCACTGATCCACCGCTCAAGCTTCTGCGGCGGGTCATTCCGCCGCTGCGTCTCGGGGGCGTGGCGCTCGACCTGTCCTTCTTCGTACTGATGATCATCGTCTACATCCTGATCACACTCGTGCGGAACGTGATGTGA
- a CDS encoding cell division protein FtsQ/DivIB — MAGSTTAERGERQQESSGPPPRPRSRRARLRALVLLGLALVFLGIPTIWLFYGSDWLRAEHVSVSGTRVLTPAQVEAAAEVPLGKPLISVDTDAIETRLRRKLPRIDAVDVVRSWPHGIDLKVVERTPVLIVQKGGKFVEVDDDGVRFATVSEAPKGVPALELTLSRADSAAASLRRFGEPRLVRAAVGVARAVPAAVAHETRTVKVRSFDDISLELRGGRTVLWGSAEKGAAKARTLTALMKASPGARYFDVSVPTAPASSGS, encoded by the coding sequence GTGGCCGGATCGACCACCGCCGAGCGCGGTGAACGCCAGCAGGAGTCGTCCGGCCCGCCGCCCCGCCCGAGGTCGCGGCGGGCCCGGCTCCGCGCGCTCGTCCTCCTGGGCCTCGCCCTGGTCTTCCTCGGCATTCCGACGATCTGGCTGTTCTACGGCTCCGACTGGCTGCGCGCCGAGCACGTCTCGGTGTCCGGCACCCGGGTGCTGACGCCGGCTCAGGTCGAGGCGGCGGCCGAGGTTCCGCTGGGGAAGCCGCTGATTTCCGTCGACACCGATGCGATCGAGACGCGACTGCGCCGGAAATTGCCCCGAATTGACGCGGTTGACGTGGTCCGTTCCTGGCCCCACGGAATCGACCTGAAAGTGGTTGAACGGACTCCGGTTCTGATTGTCCAAAAGGGCGGAAAGTTCGTAGAAGTGGACGATGACGGTGTCCGCTTCGCCACGGTTTCCGAAGCCCCGAAAGGCGTCCCCGCACTGGAATTGACGCTCTCCCGCGCCGACTCCGCCGCCGCGAGCCTGCGCCGCTTCGGCGAGCCCCGGCTGGTACGCGCCGCGGTCGGCGTCGCCCGGGCGGTTCCGGCCGCCGTCGCGCACGAGACACGGACCGTCAAGGTCCGTTCCTTCGACGACATCTCGCTGGAGTTGAGGGGCGGCCGCACGGTCCTCTGGGGAAGCGCTGAGAAGGGTGCCGCCAAGGCCCGCACGCTCACCGCTCTGATGAAAGCCTCGCCCGGCGCGCGGTACTTCGACGTGAGCGTCCCCACCGCGCCTGCGTCATCAGGGAGTTGA
- a CDS encoding YggS family pyridoxal phosphate-dependent enzyme, which yields MTDRKDELAANLAKVERRIADACAAAGRARDEVTLIVVTKTYPASDVRTLAELGVRHVAENRDQDAAPKAEACSDLPLTWHFVGQLQTNKVRSVVGYADSVQSVDRSKLVTALSKEAVRAGRELGCLLQVALDAGESGRGERGGVGPGGIGELADLVAGAPGLRLDGLMTVAPLTGEYAGRELAAFERLMVLSTDLRRSHPAATMVSAGMSTDLEQAVTAGATHVRVGSAVLGVRPRLG from the coding sequence ATGACGGACCGTAAGGACGAACTCGCCGCAAATCTGGCGAAGGTGGAGCGGCGTATCGCCGACGCGTGCGCGGCCGCGGGGCGGGCACGCGACGAGGTGACCCTCATCGTGGTCACCAAGACCTACCCCGCGAGTGATGTGCGGACCCTCGCGGAACTCGGCGTGCGGCACGTCGCCGAGAACCGCGACCAGGACGCGGCCCCCAAGGCCGAGGCCTGCTCGGATCTGCCCCTCACCTGGCACTTCGTGGGTCAACTCCAGACCAACAAGGTGCGATCGGTGGTCGGTTACGCGGATTCCGTGCAGTCCGTCGATCGTTCCAAGCTCGTCACGGCTCTGTCGAAGGAGGCCGTCAGGGCCGGGCGTGAACTGGGATGCCTGCTCCAGGTCGCACTCGACGCCGGGGAGAGCGGCCGGGGTGAGCGGGGAGGAGTCGGGCCCGGCGGCATCGGGGAGTTGGCCGATCTCGTGGCCGGGGCCCCGGGGCTCCGGCTCGACGGACTGATGACCGTCGCACCGCTGACCGGCGAGTACGCCGGACGCGAACTGGCGGCCTTCGAGCGGTTGATGGTTTTGTCGACCGACCTGCGCCGGAGTCATCCGGCTGCCACCATGGTCTCGGCAGGGATGAGTACGGACCTCGAACAGGCCGTGACGGCCGGAGCGACACATGTGCGCGTCGGCAGCGCGGTACTCGGAGTCCGCCCCAGGCTCGGGTAA
- the pgeF gene encoding peptidoglycan editing factor PgeF, whose amino-acid sequence MIGQRESASGAHFGFTDRWGGVSAAPYEELNLGGAVGDDPEAVRANRDLAAKSLGVEPDRVVWMNQVHGADVAVVDGPWGSSAPIPSVDAIVTTRRGLALAVLTADCVPVLLADPVAGVAAAAHAGRPGMIAGVVPAALRAMTELGADPSRIVARTGPTVCGRCYEVPEAMRAEVSAIESAAYAETSWGTPAVDVSAGVHAQLERLGVRDREQSPVCTLESRDHFSYRRDRTTGRLAGYVWLD is encoded by the coding sequence GTGATAGGACAGCGCGAAAGCGCGAGCGGCGCGCACTTCGGCTTCACCGACCGGTGGGGCGGGGTGAGCGCCGCTCCGTATGAGGAGCTCAACCTCGGCGGAGCGGTCGGCGACGATCCCGAGGCCGTACGCGCCAACCGGGACCTGGCCGCCAAGTCCCTCGGCGTCGAGCCGGACCGGGTCGTCTGGATGAACCAGGTGCACGGGGCCGACGTGGCGGTGGTGGACGGGCCGTGGGGATCTTCGGCCCCGATCCCGTCGGTCGACGCGATCGTCACCACGCGCCGGGGGCTCGCCCTCGCCGTACTCACCGCCGACTGCGTGCCGGTGCTGCTCGCCGACCCCGTCGCCGGGGTCGCCGCCGCGGCCCACGCGGGCCGGCCCGGCATGATCGCCGGAGTCGTCCCGGCCGCGCTACGCGCGATGACGGAACTGGGCGCCGATCCCTCCCGGATCGTCGCCCGCACCGGGCCCACCGTCTGCGGCCGGTGCTACGAAGTGCCCGAGGCGATGCGCGCCGAGGTCTCCGCCATCGAGTCGGCGGCGTACGCCGAGACGAGTTGGGGCACACCGGCGGTCGACGTGAGCGCCGGAGTGCATGCCCAGCTGGAACGGCTCGGGGTGCGCGACCGGGAGCAGTCGCCGGTGTGCACGCTGGAGTCACGCGATCACTTCTCGTACCGCCGCGACCGCACCACCGGTCGGCTCGCGGGTTATGTGTGGCTGGACTGA